One segment of Cryptosporangium minutisporangium DNA contains the following:
- the secE gene encoding preprotein translocase subunit SecE has translation MAESKGSAQAAERSAASVAAKTDGSPKLPKGGGKGPVDKGPRKGTKERRPNPISRLIRFIREVVAELRKVIWPTRKELITYTSVVIVFVTIMTAIVWGLDAGVAKIVMWAFGANGDS, from the coding sequence GTGGCCGAGAGCAAGGGCAGCGCCCAAGCCGCGGAGCGGTCTGCAGCTAGCGTCGCCGCGAAGACCGACGGTTCGCCCAAGCTGCCCAAGGGCGGCGGCAAGGGCCCGGTCGACAAGGGGCCCCGCAAGGGCACCAAGGAGCGTCGGCCCAACCCGATCTCCCGGCTGATCCGGTTCATCCGCGAGGTCGTCGCAGAGCTGCGCAAGGTGATCTGGCCCACCCGCAAGGAGCTGATCACCTACACGTCCGTGGTCATCGTGTTCGTGACGATCATGACCGCGATCGTGTGGGGCCTCGACGCCGGCGTCGCCAAGATCGTGATGTGGGCGTTCGGGGCGAACGGCGACTCCTAG
- the nusG gene encoding transcription termination/antitermination protein NusG: MPEYDEDFRLPEGGETAALTDDDEASADVEALQAPTPAPEAVTVEEEDPVEELRRALRMAPGEWYVVHSYAGYENKVKTNLESRITSLNVEDYIFQIEVPTQEVTEVKNGKRQQVQSKVFPGYLMVRMELTPESWSAVRNTPGVTGFVGATSRADRPSPLSLEEVVKILAPTVQKEVKAPVKVVDFEVGDSVTVTEGAFATLPASISEINPDAQKLKVLVSIFGRETPVELNFNQVSKI, from the coding sequence GTGCCCGAGTACGACGAGGATTTCCGCCTTCCCGAGGGAGGCGAGACCGCCGCCCTGACCGATGACGACGAGGCGTCGGCCGACGTCGAGGCGCTCCAGGCTCCGACTCCGGCCCCCGAGGCCGTCACCGTCGAAGAGGAAGACCCGGTCGAGGAGCTGCGTCGCGCCCTCCGGATGGCTCCCGGTGAGTGGTATGTCGTGCACTCCTACGCCGGCTACGAGAACAAGGTCAAGACCAACCTCGAGAGCCGCATCACCTCGCTGAACGTCGAGGACTACATCTTCCAGATCGAGGTGCCGACGCAAGAGGTCACCGAGGTCAAGAACGGCAAGCGGCAGCAGGTCCAGTCGAAGGTCTTCCCGGGCTACTTGATGGTCCGGATGGAGCTGACGCCGGAGTCCTGGTCCGCGGTGCGGAACACGCCGGGCGTCACCGGCTTCGTCGGGGCCACCTCGCGTGCCGACCGCCCGAGCCCGCTGAGCCTCGAAGAGGTCGTCAAGATCCTCGCGCCGACCGTCCAGAAGGAGGTCAAGGCGCCGGTGAAGGTCGTCGACTTCGAGGTCGGCGACTCGGTCACCGTCACCGAGGGCGCGTTCGCCACGCTGCCCGCCTCGATCAGCGAGATCAACCCGGACGCGCAGAAGCTCAAGGTGCTCGTCTCGATCTTCGGCCGCGAGACCCCGGTAGAACTCAACTTCAACCAGGTCTCCAAGATTTAG
- the rplK gene encoding 50S ribosomal protein L11, with protein sequence MPPKKKKLSAIIKLQIKAGAATPAPPVGPALGQHGVNIMEFCKAYNAATESQRGDIVPVEISVYEDRSFTFVTKTPPAARLLLKAAGVPKGSGEPHKTKVATVTRDQVRQIAETKMVDLNAIDIDQAEKIIAGTARSMGITVQD encoded by the coding sequence ATGCCTCCCAAGAAGAAGAAGCTCTCAGCGATCATCAAGCTCCAGATCAAGGCCGGCGCCGCGACGCCTGCCCCGCCGGTCGGCCCCGCGCTGGGTCAGCACGGCGTGAACATCATGGAGTTCTGCAAGGCCTACAACGCGGCCACCGAGTCGCAGCGGGGCGACATCGTCCCCGTTGAGATCTCGGTCTACGAGGACCGCTCGTTCACGTTCGTCACCAAGACCCCGCCGGCCGCGCGTCTGCTGCTCAAGGCCGCCGGTGTGCCGAAGGGTTCGGGCGAGCCGCACAAGACCAAGGTCGCGACCGTGACGCGGGACCAGGTCCGGCAGATCGCCGAGACCAAGATGGTCGACCTGAACGCGATCGACATCGATCAGGCCGAGAAGATCATCGCCGGCACGGCGCGTTCGATGGGCATCACCGTCCAGGACTGA
- the rplA gene encoding 50S ribosomal protein L1, protein MKRSKAYRAAAETVDKSKLYSPLEAARLAKSTSTTKYDATVEVAIRLGVDPRKADQMVRGTVNLPHGTGKTARVIVFAVGDKAAQAEAAGADAVGSDDLIERIQGGWLDFDAAIATPDQMSKVGKIARILGPRGLMPNPKTGTVTPDVTKAVNEIKGGKINFRVDKQANLHLVIGKASFDDTKLVENYAAALEEINRAKPSAAKGKFLRKITFTTTMGPGIPVDPNRARNLLEEDAAATA, encoded by the coding sequence ATGAAGCGCAGCAAGGCTTACCGCGCGGCGGCGGAGACCGTCGACAAGTCGAAGCTCTACAGCCCGCTCGAGGCAGCGCGGCTGGCCAAGTCCACCAGCACCACCAAGTACGACGCGACCGTCGAGGTTGCGATCCGGCTCGGCGTCGACCCTCGTAAGGCCGACCAGATGGTGCGTGGCACGGTCAACCTGCCGCACGGCACGGGCAAGACCGCTCGGGTCATCGTGTTCGCGGTCGGCGACAAGGCCGCGCAGGCCGAGGCCGCCGGTGCCGACGCGGTGGGCTCCGACGACCTGATCGAGCGGATCCAGGGCGGGTGGCTCGACTTCGACGCCGCCATCGCGACCCCGGACCAGATGTCCAAGGTTGGCAAGATCGCGCGGATCCTGGGCCCGCGCGGTCTGATGCCGAACCCGAAGACCGGTACGGTCACGCCGGACGTCACCAAGGCTGTGAACGAGATCAAGGGCGGAAAGATCAACTTCCGCGTCGACAAGCAGGCCAACCTGCACCTCGTCATCGGCAAGGCGAGCTTCGACGACACGAAGCTGGTTGAGAACTACGCGGCCGCGCTCGAGGAGATCAACCGGGCGAAGCCGAGCGCCGCGAAGGGCAAGTTCCTCCGGAAGATCACGTTCACGACCACGATGGGTCCGGGCATCCCGGTCGACCCGAACCGGGCGCGTAACCTCCTCGAAGAGGACGCGGCCGCCACGGCCTGA
- the rplL gene encoding 50S ribosomal protein L7/L12, with amino-acid sequence MAKLSTDELLDAFKEMTLIELSEFVKLFEDTFDVKAAAPAAVAVSGPAGPGAAAEAPEEKDEFDVILEGAGDKKIQVIKEVRALTNLGLKEAKDLVDGAPKPVLEKANKETADKAKAQLEAAGATVSVK; translated from the coding sequence ATGGCGAAGCTCAGCACCGACGAGCTGCTCGACGCGTTCAAGGAGATGACGCTGATCGAGCTCTCCGAGTTCGTGAAGCTCTTCGAGGACACCTTCGACGTCAAGGCTGCCGCTCCGGCTGCCGTCGCCGTTTCCGGCCCGGCCGGCCCCGGCGCTGCCGCTGAGGCCCCCGAGGAGAAGGACGAGTTCGACGTCATTCTCGAGGGCGCCGGCGACAAGAAGATCCAGGTCATCAAGGAGGTGCGTGCCCTCACCAACCTCGGCCTGAAGGAGGCCAAGGACCTGGTCGACGGCGCGCCGAAGCCGGTCCTGGAGAAGGCCAACAAGGAGACCGCGGACAAGGCGAAGGCCCAGCTCGAGGCCGCTGGCGCCACCGTCTCGGTCAAGTGA